In the genome of Actinomadura graeca, one region contains:
- a CDS encoding multifunctional oxoglutarate decarboxylase/oxoglutarate dehydrogenase thiamine pyrophosphate-binding subunit/dihydrolipoyllysine-residue succinyltransferase subunit: MSTESSQTSADPKITDFGANEWLVDELYQKYLEDPNSVDEAWWNFFADYQPDTRPSSVTTPATEGAATKAANGTAAAPPTPKQPPVSPPKAPANTGSQPAPRAESRPAPPPVPAGAEEVRLRGVAARTATNMEASLGVPTATSVRAVPAKLLIDNRIVINNHLKRGRGGKVSFTHLIGYAIVKALAAMPEMNAAFTEVDGKPVLVRPEHVNFGLAIDLQKADGQRQLVVPSVKAAETLDFRQFWAAYEEIVRKARGNKLTLEDFQGTTISLTNPGTIGTVHSVPRLMPGQGTIIGVGAMEYPAEFAGASSDTLSRMGISKVMTLTSTYDHRIIQGAQSGDFLRRIHELLLGEDGFYDEIFEALRIPYEPVRWVKDISATHEDDVAKVARVHELIHAYRVRGHLMADTDPLEYKQRRHPDLDILKHGLTLWDLEREFATGGFGGKPTMKLRDILGVLRMAYCRTVGIEYMHIQDPEERAWIQERVEVPHDKPSREEQLHVLRRLNSAEAFETFLQTKFVGQKRFSLEGGESVIPLLDSVISAAAAASLDEVVIGMAHRGRLNVLANIVGKSYGQIFGEFEGNLDPRSAQGSGDVKYHLGASGDFIAGDGSKIHTELVANPSHLETVDPVLEGVVRAKQDLLDVGEAGFSVLPVLIHGDAAFAGQGVVAETLNLSQLRGYRTGGTVHVVINNQVGFTTAPEYSRSSVYSTDVARMIQAPIFHVNGDDPEACARVARLAFEYRQTFKKDVVIDMVCYRRRGHNESDNPSFTQPLMYDLIDAKRSVRKLYTEALIGRGDITVEEAEQALRDYQEQLERAFTETREAVKKPLEPGSVVKPDVEESIPIDHGKAGSAISQETVKRIIESQVSLPEGFEVHPRLKPILQRRAQMIEEDAIDWATGELLALGSLLIDGHPVRLVGQDTRRGTFGQRHSVLVDRKTGEEYTPLKQFGQGVSKFYVHDSLLSEYAAMGFEYGYSMTRPDALVAWEAQFGDFANGAQSIMDEYISSGEQKWGQHSSVVLLLPHGYEGQGPDHSSARIERYLQLCAQDNMTVVYPTTPANYFHLLRWQVLSGRGKPLIVFTPKQLLRLKAATSTVAQITGGAFQPIIPESAPAVDPAGVRRVLLTTGKIYYEVVKARDAAGANDTAVIRVERLYPPPVDEIKAELAKYPGHTEVVWVQDEPANMGAWPFMALKLPHHIEGLRLSRVSRPASSSPAVGSAKLHQAEQEALLARLFGEG; encoded by the coding sequence GTGTCGACAGAGTCGTCGCAAACTAGTGCCGACCCAAAGATCACAGACTTCGGTGCCAACGAGTGGCTGGTCGACGAGCTGTACCAGAAGTACCTCGAGGACCCGAACTCGGTTGACGAGGCCTGGTGGAACTTCTTCGCGGACTACCAGCCGGACACCCGGCCGTCGTCCGTGACCACCCCGGCCACCGAAGGAGCGGCCACGAAGGCCGCCAACGGCACCGCGGCCGCTCCGCCGACACCCAAGCAGCCACCGGTCTCGCCGCCGAAGGCGCCGGCGAACACCGGATCCCAGCCCGCCCCCCGGGCCGAGTCCAGGCCCGCGCCGCCTCCGGTGCCCGCGGGCGCCGAGGAGGTCCGGCTGCGCGGCGTCGCGGCGCGGACGGCCACCAACATGGAGGCCAGCCTCGGCGTGCCGACGGCGACGAGCGTGCGCGCCGTCCCGGCGAAGCTGCTGATCGACAACCGCATCGTCATCAACAACCACCTCAAGCGCGGCCGCGGGGGGAAGGTCTCCTTCACCCACCTGATCGGGTATGCGATCGTCAAGGCGCTCGCGGCGATGCCGGAGATGAACGCCGCGTTCACCGAGGTGGACGGCAAGCCGGTGCTGGTCAGGCCGGAGCACGTCAACTTCGGCCTCGCGATCGACCTGCAGAAGGCGGACGGGCAGCGGCAGCTGGTGGTGCCGAGCGTCAAGGCCGCCGAGACGCTGGACTTCCGCCAGTTCTGGGCGGCCTACGAGGAGATCGTCCGCAAGGCGCGCGGCAACAAGCTGACGCTGGAGGACTTCCAGGGCACCACGATCAGCCTGACGAACCCGGGCACGATCGGCACCGTCCACTCGGTGCCGCGGCTCATGCCGGGCCAGGGCACGATCATCGGCGTGGGCGCGATGGAGTACCCCGCCGAGTTCGCCGGCGCGTCCAGCGACACGCTGTCGCGGATGGGGATCAGCAAGGTCATGACGCTGACCTCCACCTACGACCACCGGATCATCCAGGGCGCGCAGTCCGGCGACTTCCTGCGCCGCATCCACGAGCTGCTGCTCGGCGAGGACGGCTTCTACGACGAGATCTTCGAGGCCCTGCGCATCCCGTACGAGCCGGTGCGCTGGGTCAAGGACATCTCCGCGACGCACGAGGACGACGTCGCCAAGGTCGCCCGGGTGCACGAGCTGATCCACGCCTACCGGGTCCGGGGCCACCTGATGGCCGACACCGACCCGCTGGAGTACAAGCAGCGCCGCCACCCCGACCTGGACATCCTCAAGCACGGCCTCACCCTGTGGGACCTGGAGCGCGAGTTCGCGACGGGCGGGTTCGGCGGCAAGCCGACCATGAAGCTGCGCGACATCCTCGGCGTGCTGCGGATGGCCTACTGCCGGACGGTCGGCATCGAGTACATGCACATCCAGGACCCCGAGGAGCGGGCCTGGATCCAGGAGCGCGTCGAGGTCCCGCACGACAAGCCGTCGCGCGAGGAGCAGCTGCACGTCCTGCGGCGGCTGAACAGCGCCGAGGCGTTCGAGACGTTCCTGCAGACGAAGTTCGTCGGGCAGAAGCGGTTCTCGCTGGAGGGCGGCGAGTCCGTCATCCCGCTGCTGGACTCGGTGATCTCCGCGGCGGCGGCCGCGAGCCTGGACGAGGTCGTCATCGGCATGGCGCACCGCGGCCGGCTGAACGTCCTCGCCAACATCGTCGGCAAGTCCTACGGGCAGATCTTCGGCGAGTTCGAGGGGAACCTCGACCCGCGCAGCGCGCAGGGCTCGGGGGACGTCAAGTACCACCTGGGCGCCTCGGGCGACTTCATCGCCGGCGACGGATCCAAGATCCACACCGAGCTGGTGGCGAACCCCTCGCACCTGGAGACGGTCGACCCGGTCCTGGAGGGCGTCGTCCGCGCCAAGCAGGACCTCCTGGACGTCGGCGAGGCCGGGTTCAGTGTGCTGCCCGTCCTGATCCACGGTGACGCGGCGTTCGCCGGGCAGGGCGTGGTCGCCGAGACGCTGAACCTGTCGCAGCTGCGCGGCTACCGCACCGGCGGCACCGTGCACGTCGTGATCAACAACCAGGTGGGCTTCACCACGGCCCCCGAGTACTCGCGCTCCAGCGTCTACTCGACGGACGTGGCCCGGATGATCCAGGCGCCGATCTTCCATGTCAACGGCGACGACCCCGAGGCGTGCGCGCGGGTGGCGCGGCTGGCGTTCGAGTACCGGCAGACGTTCAAGAAGGACGTCGTCATCGACATGGTCTGCTACCGGCGGCGGGGCCACAACGAGTCCGACAACCCCTCCTTCACCCAGCCGCTGATGTACGACCTGATCGACGCCAAGCGCTCGGTGCGCAAGCTGTACACCGAGGCGCTGATCGGGCGCGGCGACATCACGGTGGAGGAGGCCGAGCAGGCGCTCCGCGACTACCAGGAGCAGCTGGAGCGGGCGTTCACCGAGACCCGCGAGGCGGTGAAGAAGCCGCTCGAACCGGGGTCGGTGGTCAAGCCGGACGTCGAGGAGAGCATCCCGATCGACCACGGCAAGGCCGGGTCGGCGATCTCGCAGGAGACCGTCAAGCGGATCATCGAGTCCCAGGTCAGCCTGCCGGAGGGCTTCGAGGTCCACCCGCGGCTCAAGCCGATCCTCCAGCGCCGGGCCCAGATGATCGAGGAGGACGCGATCGACTGGGCGACCGGCGAGCTGCTGGCGCTGGGCTCCCTGCTGATCGACGGCCACCCGGTGCGGCTCGTCGGGCAGGACACCCGCCGCGGCACGTTCGGGCAGCGGCACTCGGTGCTGGTCGACCGCAAGACGGGCGAGGAGTACACGCCGCTCAAGCAGTTCGGGCAGGGCGTGTCGAAGTTCTACGTGCACGACTCGCTGCTCAGCGAGTACGCGGCGATGGGCTTCGAGTACGGCTACTCCATGACCCGCCCGGACGCGCTGGTGGCGTGGGAGGCGCAGTTCGGCGACTTCGCGAACGGCGCCCAGTCGATCATGGACGAGTACATCTCGTCGGGCGAGCAGAAGTGGGGCCAGCACTCCAGCGTCGTGCTGCTGCTGCCGCACGGGTACGAGGGCCAGGGCCCCGACCACTCGTCCGCGCGGATCGAGCGCTACCTGCAGCTGTGCGCGCAGGACAACATGACCGTGGTCTACCCGACCACCCCGGCGAACTACTTCCACCTGCTGCGCTGGCAGGTGCTGTCGGGGCGCGGCAAGCCGCTGATCGTGTTCACGCCGAAGCAGCTGCTGCGGCTGAAGGCGGCCACCTCGACGGTCGCGCAGATCACCGGCGGCGCGTTCCAGCCGATCATCCCCGAGAGCGCCCCGGCGGTCGACCCGGCGGGCGTGCGGCGGGTGCTGCTCACCACCGGCAAGATCTACTACGAGGTGGTCAAGGCCCGGGACGCCGCGGGGGCGAACGACACCGCCGTGATCCGGGTGGAGCGGCTGTACCCGCCGCCGGTGGACGAGATCAAGGCGGAGCTGGCG
- a CDS encoding AIM24 family protein: protein MRSQFFGNIDQGQQLPGHFALQNSKMLRIHLNGDVLARQGSMVAFQGQMDFDYEGSGGIGKFMKKALTGEGVPLMRVKGQGLLFVANDADDIHLFYLENEGITVNGKNILAYDSTLQSDIQRVQGAGIAAGGLFNTTLQGSGWVALTTHGTPVMLDCGRAPTFADGQSAVAWSTGLQVGVNRTFKAGALIGRGSGEAMQLAYQGQGFVLVQASEGPTVPAHSH, encoded by the coding sequence ATGCGCAGCCAGTTCTTCGGAAACATCGACCAGGGCCAGCAGTTGCCCGGTCACTTCGCGCTCCAGAACTCCAAGATGCTCCGGATCCACCTCAACGGGGACGTCCTGGCCCGGCAGGGATCCATGGTGGCCTTCCAGGGCCAGATGGACTTCGACTACGAGGGCTCCGGCGGCATCGGCAAGTTCATGAAGAAGGCCCTGACGGGCGAGGGCGTCCCGCTCATGCGCGTCAAGGGGCAGGGCCTGCTGTTCGTCGCCAACGACGCCGACGACATCCACCTGTTCTACCTGGAGAACGAGGGGATCACCGTCAACGGCAAGAACATCCTCGCCTACGACTCGACCCTCCAGTCCGACATCCAGCGGGTCCAGGGCGCGGGCATCGCCGCGGGCGGCCTGTTCAACACGACCCTCCAGGGCAGCGGCTGGGTGGCGCTCACCACACACGGCACGCCCGTCATGCTGGACTGCGGGCGCGCGCCCACTTTCGCGGACGGTCAGTCCGCCGTCGCGTGGAGCACCGGCCTCCAGGTGGGCGTCAACCGGACGTTCAAGGCCGGGGCCCTGATCGGCCGCGGCAGCGGCGAGGCGATGCAGCTGGCCTATCAGGGGCAGGGTTTCGTCCTGGTCCAGGCCAGCGAGGGACCGACCGTGCCCGCGCACAGCCACTGA